The Lactuca sativa cultivar Salinas chromosome 2, Lsat_Salinas_v11, whole genome shotgun sequence genome includes the window CGTGCGCCTCCGGCGTCTCCTTCCAATCGATTCTGGCGTTGGTGATTGCTGCTGTTTCGCGTGATGATTCGGGTAGGTTGTTGAGGACACTTGAAAAGCCCTGGAAAGGATCCCAAATGTCGAGGGAGAAGGGATCGAATACGTTGCTCCTTCTGCCTGTAAAGAAACTTGGAATGATCGACATGACTGAAACTTTAGACGAATATTTTGATCTTCGGATTGTGACACTATGAAATCGTAACTCGCAAGTTCTTTTGTTTATGAATCTGTTGCTAGGAGGTCGATCGGAGATCATTATTTATAGGAGGGAAAAGGTGATCGAGTGGAATTTAAATATTTCTAGGCTTGTCTTGAAGGTTGAGGAGACTGGAGACCGATACTTCTGAAAGCTTCCAGAGCTTGAGACAGAAAAATTGGCGATGTAATGGACCCACCGGGTTTATCTTGGTTTTGATGGGCCAAATAGATTGAGATTTTTATTAGGCCCATTATGCAGTTCCATTGATTTATCAATTCTAATGCCTACTTCTATTTTCCTAATAATGTACTTATttcacttttaagaaaatattacttgattatattttatatagaaaATGATTTTGTGatataaaatatgtattttaataatataaatataacttgATATTGTATATTAAATTTCACTATTGTTGTAGCAATAAAACAAGTTGGATCATATCTAGGGCTGTAAACGAACTGAGCGTTCGGCGAACCGTTCGTGAACTGTTCAGCGGgaagttcgtttatgttcgtttatttaataaatgaatgaaCATGAACAAAATTTATTGTTCGTTtagttaaatgaacgaacatcAACAATGGTCCCgttcgttcatttatgttcgtgaacattCATTTATgatgttcgtttatgttcgttcgtttaagtttatttatattcatttatattcaattattattattatatttctatattatttgtttgtttatgttcatatatgttcaattgtgttttttttatctttgttcgtttatgtttgttcgtttacgttcgtttagcatgttcacaaacataaacaaacgaacatgaacaagctaatttgttaaacgaacgaacatgaacaagaaaatcTCGTTCGTTTATCTGTTCGTGTTCGTTTGTTGTTCGgctaacttaaacgaacgaacatgaacaggACCTTGTTCGTGTTCGTTTAGTTCGTTTACACCTCTAATCATATGTAGTTAAAAAATAGGATTTTAGATAAAAAAGTATATGTGAGGCCCTTGGACTTCATCGTTGGGGGAGTTTGCCCATTCATGGTTTATTGCAATTTGTATGCTGCATAATATTTGACATTGTAAATTCATTCTCATCGTATATTTAACTGTTATATTTAAACTTTAAAGGattaatctcataaaagaccttatcattttgtttttccaattaaaccttaactttatttttatctgAAAAATACTTtgcattttttcattttttttttaaaaaaccctTAAATCTGTCTTTTTAGCTAAAGTACAGGCTACATACTTTGTTCTCCTGACGTATGTCTATGTTATAATTCTGAGAAGTGACGAATCTAGAATAGAAAATTACATGGTTCCCTAAACAACATCAACCGGGTTAGTTCAACCAAAAATATGACTTTTACAACATTTATAAAAACTAGTAATGAAAGGACCAAGCTCAAATCAGACATTCCCCAAAAAACTTGACTAATACCACCTTGGACATGGAGTTACTCAGTCTAAAACAAGGCTCAACAAGCTTATAAAGGGCTTGtagcccagcggtatcaggtagtgccctccctctttgaggttgaaggttcaagtcccgtcgtggaCATAGGTTGAATAGGTGTTGTTAGGTTTGTGGTAGATAACATTTCCCGGTTCAAAAAAAAAGCAAGTAAGCTTATGGTCTCAACTATGAAAGATAAAACATCTATTTataatgaaaaactcttcaacACTTTTTGTTTGGAGTCGATGTGAGACTATTAAAATAGGTTGTAACAGgccagattcccaggtattatttactcatttatttttgagaattgtgaggggactcggctagtcggagcctagactcgcggagtatgatcgcggatttggacgcgggttcgcgtccggactcggcgagtccaaaagtggactcggcgagtccacactgtttaatgaaaccctaatttcccaaccctgagccctatttaaagggcaTTATAGCCCTTCATTGCGGCCACCTTCGTCCCTGTGAGATCCAGAGCATCTGTGAGCCTTTGTGAGTGTGAAGTAAGGCCATTAATCACCATTTTGTGTGTGTGCTAGCAAGAAGAGAAGAGGAAGACCAAGATAGAAGGGAGGGGAGCTAGGATCTAACTTCATTTCTTCAGAAGAGGCTGATTGAGGTAAGATTCAGAGTTTATTCTCGAGTTTCTATGTATGAAGTCAATTATATAGGGTTTCTTCAAGctttgtttgccttgtatttagagagtgagaggtcccatggagaaatggtacctagatctggaccttattaggtccagagagtcccaaatgtcGTGCTTTATGGCCATCCTTTTCGATTAtgaacttaggttgccattttaggtgCCATTTtcccaaaagaagccttgtaagcGATGCATGGCAACCAAGTTATGGACTTTACGTAATGAAtgagcttggaaggactggatctatgatcctttggaacggatctgaccttagaTGCAAGTTTGAgctgttgcatggcatggactcgtcgagtctgaagaacagactcgacgagtagcttgaagattgcccagaaccactcagcgagtggtctggCCGAGTtgtgggttgactcagtgagtcggggagagttagagagggttgacaggtggactgagtcgagctggactcgccgagttgttcttgagactcggcgcgttgagtcgtggtggccccgcgactcatgccaggtggaactagTCGAGTCAGGGGCATACTCGACGTGCCAAAAGAGAATCGTAGAAAGTTGGTGAAAAcgattagactcgccgagtcgccctagtgcgctcgtcgagtccggtcaagttgaccgttgaccgttgatcgttgaccgttgaccaaaaccaagggtacctccttgttccgcagaaccttGACCTTCTGATCCCTGATCgctactggtctctcagcataattcaggctcgcatccacctgaatatcctctaacggaaccactgccgactcatcggctatacacttccgcaattgcgacacgtggaaagtgtcgtgaatctgacccaactctgctggcaaatccaaacggtaggctactctgcctaccctcgcgactacccggaatggaccaatatatcggggccccaacttgcccctcttcctgaatcgaatcactcctttccaaggagagaccttcaggagggtCGCCGACctagaactcaagctcggaccggcgcctgtctgcgtaactcttctgtcggctctgagcggtcaacaacctttgtctgacctgctggatctgctctgtcgtctgaagtacgatctctgtactgcccatcaccctctgtccaacctctccacaacaaatgggggtccgacacctcctcccatacaacaactcaaaaggtggcataccaatgctcgaatgatggctgttgttgtaggaaaactctgccaagggcaagtatgcatcccaactacccttgaagtccaacacacatgcccgaagcatgtcctcgagcgtctgaatcgtccgttcactctgaccgtctgtctggggatgatatgtggtactaaaatgcagtctagtacccagctcctcatgaaacttcttccagaatctggaagtgaagcgcacatcacggtctgaaacaatcgagatcggaaccccgtgccgagataccacttccctcacatacacctccgccaacttctctgctgaagaactctcaatgatggcaaggaaatgagcgctctttgtcaacctgtccacaatcacccaaattgcatcaactcccctggcagtccttggcaatttggtgatgaaatccatagtgatctgttcccacttccattcgggaacctccaatggctgtaacttaccatgcggcttctggtgctcggccttaacgcTACGGCAGGTCAagaacctctcaacaaaccatgcgacatccctcttcatacagggccaccaatactcctttctcaaatccaaatacatcttagtggcccccggatggatcgaaaatttcgatcgatgagccccctccatcaaaatggcatgtgttcctcccacaaacggcacccagatgcgcccctggaatgtcataagcccccgaccatcggtagcAAACTCGGAAACCAAACCagcgacccgttccctcttctgcatctcaggttgcacagcctcggcatgtgccccacgaatggcatccaacactggagccatcacggtcaatctcaaacatacctccCGTAGCGggatgctctccgccctgcgactcaatgcatcggctaccacattagcctttcctgggtggtacaggatctcacaatcgtaatccttgaccacatccaaccacctcctctgacgcatgtttaggttgggctgatccatcaaatacttcaagctcttatggtccgtgtaaatcatacatcgaaccccatacaggtagtgacgccaaatcttgagggtgaacaccactgcccccaactctagatcgtgggtgggatatctcgactcatgaggcttcagttgtctcgatgcatatgctatcacgtgtcCTCTCTACATCAGCACCGCTACCAACCCCagaatcgatgcatcacagtataccacaaagtcctccatcccttccaggagagctaacaccggggcttcgcacaacctctggaaaagtgtctcaaaggaggcctgctgctcggggccccatgaaaaagcaacacccttccgggtcaatctggtgagtggcactgcgatcttggagaagtccttaatgaacctccgataataccctgccagccctaggaaactcctgatttcggagggtgacttcggcacctcccaactcatcaccgcctcaaccttggccggatcgaccaatatcccttcctggttgacgagatggcctaaaaactggacctcccgcaaccagaaatcacacttggagaatttggcataaagcctctccgacctcagcaCTCCGagaacctccctcaaatgctcctcatgctgctctctagacctcgaatataccagaatgtcgtcgataaacacaatcattGACCGATCCggcatcggcctacatactcggttcatgagatccatgaacaccgccggggcattggtgagcccaaaaggcatcaccacaaactcgtaatgcctataacgcgtcctgaacgctgtcttctggacgtcctcatcccgtaccctcacctgatgatatccagacctcaaatcgatcttggagaaccaagatgctccctgcaactgatcgaacaaatcgtcgatcctcggtaacgggtaacggttcttaactgtcagcttgttcaactcccggtaatcaatgcacatccggtgtgaaccatccttcttcttgacgaacaggataggcgctccccacgacgagctgctcggccaaataaatcccttccccaacagctcctgcagctgcgaggataactcctacatctctggaggtgcaaggcgatagggcaccttagcgataggtgcggctcccggaaccaaatcgatactgaactccacttgcctcacaggaggcacacccggcaattcCTCGGGGGATACATCTGGGAattcacgcaccaccggaacctcctcaactgaactcggtctctcggaatccacccgcgtatccatcacataccccacaaaacccttacagccctgctgtagacactgccttgccctagcggccgaacaaaacgctgatcctgaacgtgtaccctcgccgtataccgaaagaactcccccactagggtctcgtatggtcactagctgacgctcgcagtcgataatcacaccgaatctgctcagccagtccatgcccacaatgacacagataTCTCCCATCGCAATAAGAACCAGATCactcgggaactcaacaccgaaaatctcgactacgcaacctcggaaaacctctgtggcatatatcactctctcatcagctatggaaactctcagaggccgactcaacgcctcgtGACTgacactgatgtgctgactaaaagtcaAAGAtaaaaaagaccgactcgcacccgagtcaaataacaccaaagaaggtacaaaattcacaagaaaagtacctacgcataacataacgtAAGCATAATTTCTcaacatcaaagtaaatacatgaaagaatacataccagccacgacatcgggcgctgcacgggcctcctccgcggtcagctgaaaggctctccctcatgctctcggcgtctcggccttcactggccgactctctgtagctctgatggcggcaggggcagatccctgaggtgctccctgagctgatccccgcaactacggacactccgccttccggtgtccggtatggttgcagtgaaaacacactgcaaaccccttggggcagtccttggccatatgcccctccttgccacacttgtagcatgatcccgctctgcagactccatcatgacccttgccatacttcccacaagtgcggcccttctggttccctggtttgggatcagcgggtttggcccgcttggctgccggctgagactgtgtcggtcgccgatccctcacCTGAGACTCCACGCTCCTccatggcctgagtctctagctcaatatccctcttccgggtattttcctgaagctcggcaaatgtccggtacgaggagttccccacgaactcccgaatgtcccgcctcaagatactcagatagcggctcatacgtgcctgctccgtagacacatgctcagggcagaacatcaccctctcatggaacatcctggtaatcaccataacagactcagtaccctgtttgagggtcagaaactcctaggccaggcactccctctccacctggggaacgtactcatctcggaacatggcagtgaacctctcccaggtcactgctgcaatctcagcaggcgtaaaatgcgccgtcacaaacttccaccagtccttcgctcccaagcgaagctgattCAGCGCGaatcggaccttcaaatgctcaggagacgagcaagtgaagaaacacccctctatatcagaaatccacctcatagctgccactggatcctgggtcccatcaaactctggtggttttgtgttgctgaactcccggaatagcaacgcatcaccaccttgcggcctcgcggcagcaatagctgcagtggccgctgcgacagcagcctcagaaagtgcAGCATAATGCTcttcgaaagtctcaatcagcgtggtcttaatagacccgaacatctctggtatctctgccctgatggccgcagccacctcctcatggatgatccgacggatctcctcatcactggtcccGCTGCTCTCTGGTGCTTGTTGTGTTCTCACCATGATCTCCCTCTGAAAATAACATACGATACATTAGAGACCTCCTCGTGTATAACCACACTCGATAACTCCACTCTACTTACTTCTTAgtgccctaaggattcttacttggtccGTACACCAATCCGGTAtctccagtagtatgggcccaatactaccgtcaaTACCGCATCGGcattcattccaagtcctcctccttgagccctaaaacccaagtactctatcatgcacagGCTACTCTCTAATAGacctctcataagcccctcgctgctacctactcactctcaagcatctcatagcagctcacctcttcctaggctaaggcatcacaaatcaggtcaccttagtcctaataggaatacttagcctactctagcatgcaaatacatcatatcaatatcaatatcacataaaatgagggtattttgggaaatcaccgttcgggcgcggactgatcgtacacacacacactctgctctgcgtttttcaaaagaaatcttttactctttttgaaaattcttctcaaatcctcagtttgagttcaaatacgcccgaaggtgtactcgaagccctcaaaccaaggctctgataccaacttgtaacactgagaatttcaaaataatttttcgcgaaacataaaaacatttttcatttaatttttcataaaacattaagtttaacttcaattcacatcatacaaaatccccaAGATCACGTTTCATAAAAAAAAtctcatgcgtgtgtacagatcaagccggcgccttcccgcggtcatcactagtacccgaaacaacaacattaacactgtaagcacaaagcttagtgagttccccaaaataccacacataacacacattagccactcaaggatataactctatgggtccgtgcacccaaactctgtgaaccctcaggttctaactctgtaacatgcacaacataaatcacatagaaataatgcagtacaacacataaaatacacaacatacaaatactctatcagatagctctggttacctactcaaggtaaagtatagtgagaagactcacctcgtatatctcgataactcgcgaatcttggaaatcactcgtgcccgatcccccgagctataatcctcctatatcatcatatatctctaattaacacttttactactaaggttgactaccccaattaagtcaacattggtcaaccttggtcaacggtcaacggtcaacttgaccggactcggcgagtgcactagggcgactcagcgagtctaatCGTTTTCACCAACtttctaggattctcttttggcACGTCAAGTATGCCCCTGACTCGActagttccacctggcatgagtcgcggggccaccacgactcaactcgccgagtctcaagaacaactcggcgagtccagctcgactcagtccacctgtcaaccctctctaactctccctgactcactgagtcaacccacaACTCGGccagaccactcgctgagtggttttgggcaatcttcaagctactcgtcgagtctgtccttcaaactcggcgagtccatgcgatgTAACAGCTCAAACTTGCAtctaaggtcagatccgttccaaaggatcatagatccagtccttccaagctcaTTCATTACGTAAAGTCCCTAACTTGGTTGCCATGCATCgcttacaaggcttcttttgggaAAATGGcacctaaaatggcaacctaagttcaTAATCGAAAAGGATGGCCATAAAGCACgacatttgggactctctggacctaataaggtccagatctaggtaccatttctccatgggacctctcactctctaaatacaaggcaaacaaagcatgaagaaaccctagaattgACTTCAAACATAGAAACTCGAGAATAGACTCTGAATCTTACCTCAATCAGCCTCTTCTGAAGAAATGAAGTTAGATCCTAGCTCCCCTCCCTTCTATCTTGGTCTTCCTCTTCTCTTCTTGCTAGCACACACACAAAATGGTGATTAATGGCCTTACTTAGCCTaccgtttggatttgccagcagagttgggtcagattcacgacactttccacgtgtcgcaattacggatgtgtatagccgatgagtcggcagtggtttcgttagaggatattcaggtggatgcgagcctgaattatgctgagagaccagtagcgatcagggatcggaaggtcaaggttctgcggaacaaggaggtacccttggttttggttcagtggcaacatcggaagggatccgagatggttttggttttggaacggatctgaccttagaTGCAAGTTTGAgctgttgcatggcatggactcgccgagtctgaagaacagactcgacgagtagcttgaagattgcccagaaccactcagcgagtggtctggCCGAGTTGTGGGTtgaatcagtgagtcagggagagttagagagggttgacaggtggactgagtcgagctggactcgccgagttgttcttgagactcggcgagttgagtcgtggtggccccgcgactcatgccaggtggaactagTCGAGTCAGGGGCATACTCGACGTtccaaaagagaatcctagaaaGTTGGTGAAAAcgattagactcgccgagtcgccctagtgcactcgccgagtccggtcaagttgaccgttgaccagtgttgacttaattggggtagtcaaccttagtagtaaaagtgttaattagagatatatgatgatataggaggattatagctcgggggatcgggcacgagtgatttccaagattcgtgagttatcgagatatacgaggtgagtcttctcactatactttaccttgagtaggtaaccagagctatctaatagagtatttgtatgttgtgtattttatgtgttgtactgcattatttctatgtgatttatgatgtgcatgttacagagttagaacctgagggttcacagagtttgggtgcacggacctatagagttatagccttgagtggctaatgtgtgttatgtgtggtattttggggaactcactaagctttgtgcttacagtgttaatgttgttgtttcaggtactagtgatgagcgcgggaaggcgcaggcttgatctgtacacacgcatgggattttttttATGAAACGTGATCTtggggattttgtatgatgtgaattgaagttaaacttaatgttttatgaaaaattaaatgaaaaatgtttttatgtttcgcgaaaaaatattttgaaattcTCGGTGTTACATAGGTCCTTTAGTATTTTAAAGTAAGtcctaaatattttttatatataacttgcaaaaattttaaatttagatGCGTCAAGTGACCAACTTTTGCATACACTAGCCTCACCTATGGCTATGAGCAGATGACGAGGGGTTCAGGCCCTAAAAAAATAATGACCCAATTTTTAAAACAAACAAATCTAGTTTATATACGTTATATATATTGCTTTATGTAAATACCAACATAAACATTTCTTATTTTAGATGGTTAGAAAATGTATCATCAATCCTTTTAATTTCAACTTACCATGTTCGATTATGATGCCCCTACCTTCCGTTTTATTTTATAGGCTTTGATACGATTCCTAATTTGCTTTTCTAATTGAAGTTACATTAATGGTCTTTAAAAATTTGATCATTTTCTCCGCAACATCCCGTCTTCCTTTTTTTTTAGATTGTATTTCCCTGAATTTACAAACCCACACTCCTCAAGTCTCAAAAACATCTTTGGATCATTTTAATCAATGTCGTTAACAGTTTAGTTTAACACATATCTATTAATGTCGTCGTTCTAAAAGAACATTATGGTTCATACTTAACAAGTTAAAGGAAACTCCACCATCAATGCCTTAGTCAGCTTCAAGTTATAATAGGTAGTGCCCAAAATAGACCTAGCAAGCAAATTTGGAAATTAGTTCATTTTTGTAGGATCTTTGGATCCCGATCCGGTCTTAGGATCACGATCATACAAAATGTAAAACAATTTTATGTAAGATCCTGATCTAGACTAGTTTGCTTTCAACCTTCCTCATGTTAGCATTTTCTTTTGTTCATGAATATCTCAGGCAAAAAAGATAAGGTGGCAATGAGAATCCATAACATTCGGTCACAATTCTTTTATGGAGACGATGACGACTACGAAATCATGTAATTTTCTCACTTTTCGACTCAGCAATCCACAGACAAATGATTTCTAGTAACTCAATATCGGGAAATCAAATCTACATATACTATTCAGAAACTATAAAATTGCATTCAAGGGTTGTACCTATATATATAATTCTAGATCTCTAAGACTTGTTTAGGCCTGCACATTGACGGTTCGATCTATTTGGGTATGGTCTCAAAAAATCCGACCTTTTCTCGGATCGGTATCAGGTAGTCTTAACTATTGGTCTGGTTTTTTCTCGATCAGGCCAATCTTTCTGGGCCAATCATGGTCTTTTTTCGGTCTTGTCTCATGGTACTTGCGTGTGTCTTTTTCAGTTTAGTTTTATGGGTCTTTTTGTTTGGTTTTATGGGTTTTttctattaaaaatatttaattagcaCCGAAATGataattaaaattattaaataataaagttaAAATTTAGTAAAATAAAGAAGAGAACAAATTgtataatttattattaaaaatacattaaatttaataaataaaagaagAGAAGAACTTAAACTTATGATGTTTTCAGGTTGTAATTCTACAGTTTTCCGAGACCGGTCTCCATTGGTCATTTTTTTGGACCAATTTTATTCGGTTTCTGTTTAGATACCAGTTCTATCCCCGCTGTTTTTCAGAACCAGTCAAGTGATGTCTAGATTTATTTAAAAGTTTAAGCAAATACTTGGGATATGGTCAAAGGCACTCACTATGTTCTCCTATGGATATTCATTCCGGCCCAACGAATTAATAACAAGAAAAGATACAGAAGCTCCCATTACAGGTACTTATAATCAGTTGTGCATTTTTACTAACCCGATCCTATTTGAAACA containing:
- the LOC111888937 gene encoding 17.8 kDa class I heat shock protein, whose protein sequence is MISDRPPSNRFINKRTCELRFHSVTIRRSKYSSKVSVMSIIPSFFTGRRSNVFDPFSLDIWDPFQGFSSVLNNLPESSRETAAITNARIDWKETPEAHVFKADIPGLKKEEVKVEVEEGRVLQISGERSKEHEEKNDRWHRVERSSGKFLRRFRLPENTKMEEVKATMENGVLTVTVPKAEEKKPEVKSIDIGG